Proteins encoded by one window of Ulvibacter sp. MAR_2010_11:
- the rocD gene encoding ornithine--oxo-acid transaminase has protein sequence MSVLEHTLSQKAIDLENKYGAHNYHPLPVVLNRGEGVYVWDVDGKKYYDFLSAYSAVNQGHCHPKIVGAMVQQANTLTLTSRAFYNDMLGKYEKYATQYFGFDKLLPMNTGAEAVETAIKICRKWAYEKKGIAENEAEIIVCNNNFHGRTTTIISFSNDPVARKNFGPYTQGFIKIAYDDLNALEQAITSSKNIAGFLVEPIQGEAGVYVPSEGYLAKAKALCAKHNVLFIADEVQTGIARTGKLLAVDHEDVKPDLLILGKALSGGAYPVSAVLADNTIMDVIEPGTHGSTFGGNPIAAAVAIAALEVVKDENLAENAARLGEIFRSELNKYIATSSIAKLVRGKGLLNAIVINDTEESDTAWNICLKLRDNGLLAKPTHGNIIRFAPPLVMNETQLRDCVAIIIATLTEFE, from the coding sequence ATGTCAGTTTTAGAACACACCTTGTCACAAAAGGCAATCGATCTTGAAAATAAATACGGAGCACATAATTACCACCCCTTACCGGTAGTTTTAAACAGGGGAGAGGGTGTTTATGTTTGGGATGTTGATGGAAAAAAGTATTATGATTTCTTGTCGGCATATTCTGCGGTGAATCAAGGACACTGTCATCCAAAAATTGTTGGTGCCATGGTGCAGCAGGCAAATACGTTAACACTTACCTCTCGTGCCTTCTACAACGATATGTTGGGTAAGTATGAAAAATACGCAACTCAGTATTTTGGTTTCGACAAGCTACTACCTATGAATACGGGTGCTGAAGCTGTTGAAACCGCTATTAAAATATGTAGAAAGTGGGCGTATGAGAAAAAAGGAATTGCCGAAAATGAAGCCGAAATTATAGTGTGTAACAATAATTTCCACGGAAGAACAACTACTATTATTTCGTTTTCTAACGATCCTGTGGCAAGAAAGAATTTTGGACCCTACACACAAGGATTTATAAAAATAGCCTACGACGATTTAAATGCGTTGGAGCAAGCGATCACTAGCTCTAAAAATATAGCCGGATTTCTTGTGGAACCCATTCAAGGGGAGGCAGGGGTTTATGTTCCATCTGAAGGGTATTTGGCAAAGGCGAAAGCATTATGTGCAAAACATAACGTCCTCTTTATTGCCGATGAAGTTCAAACCGGAATTGCACGCACCGGAAAATTACTGGCGGTTGATCACGAAGATGTAAAACCCGATCTTCTTATCCTAGGGAAAGCATTAAGTGGGGGAGCCTATCCGGTTTCAGCGGTTTTAGCGGATAATACCATCATGGATGTTATTGAACCCGGCACACACGGTTCTACCTTCGGCGGAAACCCAATTGCGGCGGCAGTTGCGATTGCGGCCTTGGAAGTAGTAAAAGATGAAAATTTAGCTGAAAATGCTGCTAGGTTGGGTGAAATTTTCAGAAGTGAATTAAATAAATATATAGCAACAAGTTCAATTGCAAAACTAGTACGCGGGAAGGGACTATTAAACGCTATAGTGATAAACGACACGGAAGAAAGTGATACGGCATGGAATATTTGTCTAAAACTTAGAGACAATGGACTTCTAGCTAAACCAACACACGGTAACATTATTCGTTTTGCACCACCTTTGGTTATGAACGAGACGCAATTAAGAGATTGTGTGGCTATTATTATTGCAACACTTACAGAATTTGAATAG
- a CDS encoding DUF6452 family protein, which yields MDSEIISEKDMLKKIIILITIFTALNGCTRDDICSEGTATTPLLIITFKDSANPLVAKDVPNLTIETADNNSTQVITQTTTDSIAIPLNVSADISKYRFKYDDEGENPNMDILTFTYSREDIYVNRACAFKTVFDNLAAAKEDEGSANWVFSIIVEQQRIENETQAHITILH from the coding sequence ATGGATTCTGAAATCATTTCAGAAAAAGATATGCTAAAAAAAATAATTATACTCATCACAATCTTTACAGCGCTTAACGGCTGTACCCGTGATGATATTTGTAGTGAAGGCACCGCCACCACTCCCCTGCTCATTATCACCTTTAAGGACAGTGCAAATCCGTTGGTAGCCAAAGATGTCCCCAACCTCACTATTGAAACGGCCGACAACAATAGCACACAGGTGATTACACAGACCACTACCGATTCGATTGCCATTCCGCTTAATGTTAGCGCAGATATATCAAAGTATCGTTTTAAGTACGATGACGAGGGCGAAAATCCGAATATGGACATCTTAACTTTTACGTATTCTCGAGAAGACATTTATGTAAATCGCGCCTGTGCCTTTAAAACAGTTTTTGATAATCTGGCTGCGGCCAAAGAAGATGAGGGAAGTGCCAATTGGGTTTTTTCCATAATTGTAGAACAACAACGTATAGAAAATGAAACACAAGCACATATTACTATTTTGCACTAG
- a CDS encoding hemolysin III family protein, producing the protein MQTKTEEIWNTASHGIGVLLGIVGLILLLVYDTGKTPYSSFSISLYALSIIILYAASSIYHAISNVEWKNRLRKIDHISIYLLIAGTYTPVALISLEQTSGWMIFWIVWGIAGIGTILKLFFTGRFEILSVLLYLIMGWLIVIDFSNLMSLQSSTGINLLMLGGAFYTLGIVFYVIEKIPYNHVIWHFFVLGGSISHFFFIFLDVI; encoded by the coding sequence ATGCAAACAAAAACAGAGGAAATTTGGAATACTGCTTCCCACGGGATAGGAGTGTTGTTGGGCATTGTTGGTCTGATATTGTTGCTGGTTTACGATACAGGTAAAACTCCGTATAGCAGCTTTAGTATTTCTCTCTATGCACTTTCAATAATTATTTTGTACGCTGCATCCAGTATCTATCATGCAATTAGTAACGTAGAATGGAAGAACAGGCTACGCAAAATTGATCATATAAGTATCTATTTGCTCATTGCCGGCACCTATACTCCAGTGGCTCTTATTTCGCTGGAACAGACATCGGGCTGGATGATTTTTTGGATTGTCTGGGGAATAGCAGGAATTGGGACTATTTTGAAGTTGTTTTTTACAGGAAGATTCGAAATTCTATCGGTACTGTTATATTTGATAATGGGGTGGCTTATTGTAATTGATTTCAGTAACCTAATGTCACTTCAATCAAGCACAGGCATTAATTTACTGATGCTGGGCGGTGCTTTTTATACTTTGGGAATTGTATTTTATGTCATTGAGAAAATCCCCTATAACCACGTAATCTGGCATTTCTTTGTGCTAGGTGGCAGTATTTCTCACTTCTTCTTTATCTTTTTGGACGTTATTTAA
- a CDS encoding ZIP family metal transporter has protein sequence MKYALLFLAVAFGYLIARVLKTKEITQMSLLLAFSGAFLLSMTILELLPEVFEMPKDRIGIFIMGGILLQICLEFFSKGAEHGHIHVHSEKRDFPWLLFISLSIHALLEGFPISDENNILVGIIVHKVPVALILSFFFIKAKYSNTVTIAFMTFFALMTPIGNYLSGFETLQAYHTEITAIVIGIFLHVSTTILYESSKDHKFNLAKLVTIILGIVVAYFI, from the coding sequence ATGAAATACGCCTTGTTATTTCTGGCCGTAGCCTTTGGATATCTTATTGCGCGAGTTCTCAAGACCAAGGAGATAACGCAAATGTCATTACTGCTAGCGTTTAGTGGGGCTTTTCTCTTGTCCATGACTATTTTGGAGCTACTGCCCGAAGTATTTGAAATGCCAAAAGACCGGATTGGGATTTTTATAATGGGAGGTATTTTACTGCAGATTTGCCTGGAGTTTTTTTCGAAAGGAGCCGAACACGGTCATATCCATGTGCATTCCGAAAAAAGAGACTTCCCCTGGCTCTTGTTTATAAGCTTATCGATTCACGCCTTGTTGGAAGGATTTCCAATTTCAGATGAAAACAATATTCTGGTAGGGATTATAGTTCACAAGGTGCCGGTAGCACTTATCTTATCTTTTTTCTTTATTAAAGCAAAGTACAGCAATACCGTTACCATTGCCTTTATGACGTTCTTTGCCCTGATGACACCAATAGGAAATTACCTATCGGGGTTTGAGACTTTACAGGCATATCATACTGAAATTACAGCCATTGTTATTGGGATATTTCTACATGTTTCTACTACTATTTTATATGAAAGCAGTAAAGACCACAAATTCAATCTGGCAAAGTTAGTCACTATAATTCTGGGTATTGTTGTGGCTTACTTTATCTAA
- a CDS encoding DUF2752 domain-containing protein, whose amino-acid sequence MLECTNKKIFGVECLGCGIQRAAAFLFRGEFIAAFKMYPAIYTLLLLALFVIFNFFVKFKYAFQIKVGLLFLNVAIIIVSYIIKMSKVL is encoded by the coding sequence ATGCTTGAATGCACGAATAAAAAAATCTTCGGAGTAGAATGTTTAGGCTGTGGCATCCAACGTGCTGCAGCCTTTCTTTTTAGAGGCGAATTCATAGCTGCTTTTAAAATGTATCCTGCCATCTATACGTTACTCCTATTAGCGCTCTTCGTAATTTTCAATTTTTTTGTGAAATTTAAATATGCCTTTCAAATTAAAGTAGGGCTCCTCTTTCTCAACGTTGCAATTATTATAGTGAGCTACATTATCAAGATGAGTAAAGTCCTATAA
- a CDS encoding class I SAM-dependent RNA methyltransferase, whose amino-acid sequence MGKNFKMVAKTLYGMEELLAQELRQLGASEIEIGTRNVSFEGDTGFMYKVNLCSRIAIKVLKPITAFNIFTEEDLYKKIYEMPWEDYMDVNGTLAVDSTVFSEEFTHSQYISFKTKDAIVDRFRDRVGERPNVDLDHPTLRINIHIDRNICTVSLDSSGKSLHKRGYKTESTVAPINEVLAAGMIMLSGWTGHCDFMDPMCGSGTILTEAAMIACNIPPNLNREEFGFETWPDFDVDLYELIEAAALKKVRDFHFKIYGSDTDVVAINKAKENIKNANLQDFIELKTQDFFDSKKETGRQLYMIFNPPYDERISVDDIEKFYGNIGTTLKHGYPGTQAWMITSNMEALKHVGLRPSRKIKLYNGKLESKFVLYEMYEGSKKASKQ is encoded by the coding sequence ATGGGAAAAAATTTTAAAATGGTGGCCAAGACTCTTTATGGGATGGAAGAGTTATTAGCACAGGAATTACGACAATTGGGAGCTTCCGAAATAGAAATAGGGACTCGAAATGTTTCATTTGAAGGGGATACAGGCTTTATGTACAAAGTAAATTTGTGCAGCAGAATCGCAATCAAAGTGTTGAAACCCATTACCGCCTTTAATATTTTTACCGAAGAGGATTTGTATAAAAAAATATATGAAATGCCGTGGGAAGATTATATGGATGTGAACGGCACTCTGGCAGTTGACTCTACAGTATTCTCTGAAGAATTTACGCATTCTCAATATATCTCATTTAAAACAAAGGATGCGATAGTAGATCGATTTCGGGACAGAGTAGGAGAGCGCCCCAATGTAGATCTGGACCATCCAACCCTGCGGATTAATATTCATATTGATAGAAATATATGTACAGTATCTCTGGATAGCTCAGGGAAGTCTTTACACAAACGTGGTTATAAAACTGAAAGTACTGTTGCTCCCATCAACGAAGTACTGGCTGCAGGAATGATTATGTTGTCCGGTTGGACGGGGCATTGTGATTTTATGGATCCCATGTGTGGAAGTGGTACTATTCTCACTGAAGCCGCCATGATTGCGTGCAATATTCCCCCTAATTTGAACAGAGAGGAATTCGGATTTGAAACATGGCCCGATTTCGATGTAGATCTTTATGAACTCATTGAAGCTGCAGCTCTTAAAAAGGTTCGTGATTTTCATTTTAAGATTTATGGCTCCGATACAGATGTAGTTGCGATTAATAAAGCAAAGGAGAATATAAAAAATGCTAATCTTCAGGATTTTATCGAATTGAAAACTCAGGATTTTTTCGATAGTAAGAAAGAAACCGGGCGTCAGTTGTATATGATTTTTAATCCCCCATACGATGAGCGAATATCTGTTGATGATATCGAAAAATTCTACGGAAACATAGGAACTACCTTAAAACATGGTTATCCCGGAACGCAAGCATGGATGATTACCAGCAATATGGAAGCTTTAAAACATGTGGGGTTGCGCCCTTCTCGAAAAATAAAACTCTACAATGGAAAGCTGGAAAGTAAATTTGTTCTCTACGAAATGTACGAGGGGAGTAAGAAAGCCAGCAAACAATAA
- a CDS encoding CCC motif membrane protein produces MEKQKLPNSTLILVFGIISIVTCCCYGVLGLIFGIIAMVMAKKATALYMANPELYSGYQNVKTGKILAIIGIILNVLYLGYVIFLFATLGMDGIMNMNQDIMEQYGM; encoded by the coding sequence ATGGAAAAACAAAAATTACCTAACTCAACCCTTATTCTAGTTTTCGGGATTATTTCGATAGTAACTTGTTGCTGTTATGGAGTCTTGGGACTTATTTTTGGAATCATCGCTATGGTGATGGCAAAAAAAGCTACCGCATTATACATGGCAAATCCCGAACTATATTCCGGGTATCAAAATGTGAAAACAGGTAAGATACTTGCTATTATTGGTATCATTCTTAACGTGCTCTATTTAGGATATGTAATCTTCCTATTTGCAACCTTAGGTATGGATGGTATTATGAACATGAATCAGGATATCATGGAACAATACGGAATGTAA
- a CDS encoding T9SS type A sorting domain-containing protein has product MKNLLLSTAMLLLSAASLAQLYVKPNGANDSYVYVNDQVLFVEQDVNLALNNVGSTRGSIYLRNQAQLVQGITSSANSGTGFISVFQNTPDDDAYDYSFWCSPVGVQNLGASGNQNAGVFRIFDSISKTHSIRTEVTAGYNGWENPLTISTRWLYTRASGAPFTAINTSNAIGPGYGFTMKGTETNNHNQLYDFRGRPNNGNITIPVVANKVVLSGNPYPSALDLNRVFWDADNTEITEFRYWDEDRTIQSHNFIDNKGGYGTYVPGPNDPSGTTEVGVYAAPAFLNYDAAGNPGGSTGMFGSVYDRRFAPIGQGFMIYTGSSGTITIKNSHRRYIKEGAANASVYRTSGGEVATSTESSLADSNGGVILPPVDNRLPQLRLNTFFGESHFRDMVLVLYDQSSDGYDRGLDGKHPMDATIAEAYFPVAVGQDTNMVPFVISTVPYEVTKRIPITLTLEESFDVKIMAVEEVNLPMTNAYLWDRITSTYYQITGGESANIFLPAGEYTNRFYIVFRGGRGAEEAPVAEENSDIAADNMQAKKNVDFFQNNAAAQLEVRNPDGYDIKSANVYDMTGKLVISQQNIGKVEYFTFPTATLSDAVYLVKLTTVDNINIDYKITIHNKR; this is encoded by the coding sequence ATGAAAAACCTACTACTTTCAACAGCTATGCTGTTACTCTCTGCTGCGTCTTTGGCTCAGCTTTATGTTAAGCCAAATGGGGCTAATGACTCTTACGTATACGTAAACGACCAAGTATTATTTGTGGAACAAGATGTGAATTTGGCATTGAACAATGTCGGATCCACTCGAGGAAGCATTTATTTACGAAATCAAGCACAGTTAGTGCAAGGAATTACAAGTTCCGCGAATAGCGGTACCGGATTTATTTCTGTATTTCAGAATACCCCGGATGATGACGCCTATGATTATTCATTTTGGTGTTCTCCTGTCGGAGTTCAGAATTTAGGGGCGAGCGGTAATCAAAATGCCGGAGTTTTTAGAATATTCGATTCTATTTCTAAGACTCACTCCATACGTACAGAAGTTACTGCAGGCTACAACGGATGGGAAAATCCGTTGACTATTTCTACCAGATGGCTATATACTAGGGCATCAGGTGCGCCTTTTACAGCAATTAATACAAGCAATGCAATTGGGCCGGGATATGGCTTTACTATGAAAGGTACCGAAACTAACAATCATAATCAACTTTATGATTTTAGAGGTCGTCCTAATAATGGTAATATTACTATTCCAGTTGTTGCAAATAAAGTGGTTCTATCCGGAAATCCTTATCCTTCAGCTCTGGATTTAAACAGAGTCTTTTGGGATGCCGACAATACCGAAATCACTGAATTCAGATATTGGGATGAGGACAGAACTATTCAATCTCATAACTTTATCGATAATAAAGGTGGATATGGCACGTATGTTCCTGGTCCTAACGACCCCAGTGGTACAACGGAAGTCGGTGTCTACGCCGCACCAGCATTTTTAAATTATGATGCTGCCGGTAATCCAGGTGGAAGTACTGGAATGTTTGGGTCTGTATACGATCGCCGCTTTGCTCCTATTGGCCAAGGATTTATGATATATACAGGATCTTCAGGAACAATTACGATAAAAAACAGTCATCGGCGCTATATTAAGGAAGGCGCCGCAAATGCTTCCGTTTATCGTACCTCGGGAGGAGAAGTAGCTACTTCAACTGAATCATCTTTAGCTGATAGTAACGGAGGGGTTATTTTACCTCCGGTTGATAACAGACTACCACAACTAAGATTGAATACATTCTTTGGAGAGTCTCATTTTAGAGATATGGTATTAGTGCTTTATGATCAATCCAGTGATGGTTATGACAGAGGATTGGATGGAAAGCACCCAATGGATGCTACAATAGCAGAGGCCTATTTCCCGGTTGCTGTTGGACAAGATACCAATATGGTACCGTTTGTAATTTCAACAGTACCTTATGAAGTTACCAAGAGAATCCCTATTACATTAACATTAGAAGAGTCATTTGATGTTAAAATAATGGCCGTTGAAGAAGTAAACCTGCCTATGACCAATGCCTATCTTTGGGATCGTATCACCAGTACCTATTATCAAATTACAGGTGGAGAATCAGCAAACATTTTCTTACCCGCTGGTGAATATACCAATAGATTTTATATCGTATTTAGAGGTGGACGTGGTGCTGAAGAAGCTCCGGTTGCCGAAGAGAATTCAGACATAGCAGCGGATAATATGCAGGCTAAAAAGAATGTTGACTTTTTCCAAAACAATGCTGCCGCCCAGTTAGAAGTTAGAAACCCTGACGGCTATGACATCAAGTCGGCTAATGTATACGACATGACCGGAAAGTTGGTAATCTCACAACAGAACATTGGTAAGGTTGAGTATTTTACATTCCCAACTGCTACCCTAAGTGATGCTGTGTATTTGGTAAAATTAACTACTGTGGATAATATTAATATAGATTACAAAATAACTATCCATAATAAAAGATAA
- the rlmD gene encoding 23S rRNA (uracil(1939)-C(5))-methyltransferase RlmD: MSRRKNNRKIFENLEVIDAGAKGKAIAKAPDGRVVFINNAVPGDVATIQTTKQRKAYFEGSAISFSEYSNKRVDPKCEHFGTCGGCKWQFMGYEHQLYYKQKEVENNLIRLGKIEIPPVEPILGSAEQYFYRNKMEFSFSDSKWLTLEQIKSDVVIENRNALGFHIPGMWDKILDLNKCHLQRDPSNAIRDFIKAKAQELQLSFFNTRNQEGFLRTLMIRTASTGDVMVLLQFFYEDKKNREQLLDAVATEFPEITSLLYVINSKGNDTIYDQEVLIHSGDDHIFEEMEGLKFKINAKSFYQTNSEQAYELYKVTRDFAGLTGNEVVFDLYTGTGTIAQFVAKKAKKVIGIEAVSDAIDAAKENALLNGIDNVEFYVGDMKKVFNSGFIKQHGKPDVIITDPPRDGMHADVVAQLLEISAPKIVYVSCNSATQARDLALLDSMYKVKKVQPVDMFPQTFHVENVVLLEKR, encoded by the coding sequence ATGTCCAGAAGAAAAAACAATCGGAAAATATTTGAGAACTTAGAGGTGATTGATGCCGGAGCCAAAGGGAAAGCTATCGCAAAGGCCCCGGATGGCAGAGTGGTTTTTATCAACAACGCAGTTCCGGGAGATGTAGCTACAATTCAAACGACCAAGCAACGAAAAGCTTATTTTGAAGGATCTGCGATCTCTTTTTCTGAATACTCCAACAAGCGTGTAGACCCTAAATGTGAACATTTTGGAACCTGTGGTGGTTGCAAGTGGCAATTTATGGGGTATGAGCATCAATTGTATTACAAACAGAAGGAAGTTGAAAACAACCTAATTCGTTTGGGCAAGATTGAAATTCCACCAGTAGAACCAATTCTTGGCTCCGCAGAGCAGTATTTCTACAGGAATAAGATGGAATTCTCTTTTAGCGACTCTAAATGGCTTACACTGGAGCAAATTAAGAGTGATGTTGTTATAGAAAACAGAAATGCTCTGGGATTTCATATTCCCGGAATGTGGGACAAGATTTTGGATCTTAATAAATGCCACCTTCAACGTGATCCCAGTAATGCAATTCGGGACTTTATAAAAGCCAAAGCCCAGGAACTGCAACTTAGTTTTTTCAACACCCGTAATCAGGAAGGGTTTTTGCGAACCCTCATGATTAGAACAGCATCAACCGGTGATGTGATGGTGCTGCTTCAGTTCTTTTATGAAGACAAAAAAAATCGGGAACAGCTTTTAGATGCCGTTGCTACTGAGTTTCCGGAAATTACATCATTACTTTATGTAATCAATTCAAAAGGAAACGATACTATTTACGACCAGGAGGTACTAATTCATAGCGGAGACGACCATATTTTTGAAGAAATGGAGGGTCTGAAGTTTAAAATTAACGCCAAGTCTTTTTATCAAACTAATAGTGAACAGGCATACGAATTATATAAGGTTACCCGGGACTTTGCGGGACTAACCGGAAATGAAGTCGTATTCGATTTATACACAGGAACAGGCACCATCGCCCAATTTGTTGCCAAAAAGGCAAAAAAGGTAATCGGGATTGAAGCGGTCTCCGATGCTATTGATGCGGCCAAAGAAAACGCTCTGCTAAACGGTATTGATAATGTAGAATTCTATGTAGGGGATATGAAAAAGGTCTTTAATTCAGGTTTTATAAAGCAGCATGGCAAACCCGATGTTATTATTACCGATCCACCTCGAGACGGCATGCATGCCGATGTTGTTGCTCAATTGCTGGAAATCTCGGCTCCCAAGATTGTATATGTGAGCTGTAACAGTGCAACACAGGCCCGTGATTTGGCACTTTTAGATTCTATGTACAAAGTAAAAAAAGTGCAACCGGTAGATATGTTTCCACAAACTTTTCACGTAGAAAATGTTGTACTTTTGGAAAAACGATAA
- a CDS encoding DUF6048 family protein, which translates to MAQQVDTVTDTVAKAPQKYGLRVGLDISKPLRTLLEEGYSGFEVVGDFRITEKFYAAAEIGNEKKDRFEANLNSKTSGSYAKLGFDFNAYNNWLGMNNAIHGGLRYGFSSFKQELLAYGIYTTDPTFPPAFRVEPEEFTGLTAHWAEFVVGIKTEVLSNLYLSINLQLKRMISKDKPENFDNLYVPGFNRTYDFSEFGVGYGYSISYLIPIFKK; encoded by the coding sequence ATGGCACAGCAAGTAGATACTGTTACCGATACGGTTGCTAAAGCTCCGCAAAAGTACGGACTGCGGGTAGGTTTAGATATTTCAAAACCATTGAGGACCCTGCTTGAGGAGGGTTATAGCGGCTTCGAAGTTGTTGGGGATTTCCGGATTACCGAAAAGTTTTATGCTGCAGCCGAAATTGGAAACGAAAAAAAAGACCGATTTGAGGCTAATTTAAACTCCAAAACATCCGGGAGTTATGCAAAACTTGGCTTCGACTTCAATGCATATAACAACTGGCTTGGGATGAACAACGCGATTCACGGTGGGTTACGTTATGGATTTTCGAGCTTTAAGCAGGAGCTTTTGGCATACGGCATTTATACAACCGATCCAACATTTCCCCCTGCCTTTCGGGTAGAACCTGAAGAGTTCACCGGACTAACAGCTCACTGGGCAGAATTTGTTGTTGGTATTAAGACCGAAGTGTTATCTAATTTGTACTTGTCTATAAATTTGCAGTTAAAACGAATGATTTCGAAAGACAAACCTGAAAATTTCGACAATCTGTATGTCCCGGGTTTTAATAGAACATACGACTTCAGTGAGTTCGGCGTGGGGTATGGCTACAGTATTTCGTACTTGATTCCCATCTTCAAAAAGTAG
- a CDS encoding bifunctional 2-polyprenyl-6-hydroxyphenol methylase/3-demethylubiquinol 3-O-methyltransferase UbiG, translating to MQKETDNWYASWFDTPFYHILYKDRDYKEAGFFMQRLTEFLSLPKGAKILDLACGKGRHSKYLNELGYDVIGADLSQSSINYAKQFENETLHFEVHDMCKSFVTKFDAIFNLFTSFGYFKNEEDNLSTIQAIKNGLKPNGFGVIDFLNVEHVRKNLVASETKVIEGIKFQINKRITDGYIFKEIEFVHEKENYHFTERVKSISLEDFKMYFDAAGVQLYSCFGDYHLNVFDKSKSERLILIFR from the coding sequence ATGCAAAAAGAAACTGATAATTGGTACGCCTCCTGGTTCGATACTCCTTTCTATCATATTTTATACAAGGATAGAGACTACAAAGAGGCCGGGTTTTTTATGCAGCGACTTACCGAGTTTCTAAGTCTGCCTAAAGGCGCAAAAATACTGGATTTGGCTTGTGGAAAAGGACGTCATTCTAAATACCTTAATGAATTGGGCTACGATGTAATTGGAGCCGATTTGTCGCAATCCAGTATCAATTACGCCAAACAGTTCGAAAATGAAACGCTTCACTTTGAAGTTCACGATATGTGTAAATCGTTTGTTACTAAATTCGACGCTATTTTCAATCTTTTCACCAGTTTTGGATATTTTAAAAATGAAGAAGATAATCTAAGTACCATTCAAGCGATAAAAAACGGTCTGAAACCCAACGGCTTCGGCGTTATTGATTTCCTGAATGTGGAACATGTTCGTAAAAATTTAGTAGCCTCAGAAACAAAAGTGATTGAGGGAATAAAATTTCAGATAAATAAAAGAATTACAGATGGTTATATTTTTAAGGAAATAGAATTTGTTCATGAGAAAGAAAACTATCACTTTACGGAACGTGTAAAATCAATTAGCCTCGAAGATTTTAAAATGTATTTTGACGCAGCCGGGGTGCAATTATACAGTTGTTTTGGCGACTACCATCTAAATGTGTTCGACAAAAGTAAGTCTGAACGCCTAATCCTTATTTTTCGATAA